The Theropithecus gelada isolate Dixy chromosome 11, Tgel_1.0, whole genome shotgun sequence genome includes a region encoding these proteins:
- the MFAP5 gene encoding microfibrillar-associated protein 5 isoform X5 gives MSLLGPKVLLFLAAFIIPSEWIPLGVNSQRGDDVTQTTPETFTEDPNLVNDPATDETECWDEKFTCTRLYSVHRPVKQCIHQLCFTSLRRMYIVNKEICSRLVCKEHEAMKDELCRQMAGLPPRRLRRSNYFRLPPCENVDLQRPNGL, from the exons ATGTCGCTCTTGGGACCCAAGGTGCTGCTGTTTCTTGCTGCATTCATCATCCCCTCTG AATGGATACCCCTGGGGGTCAATAGTCAACGAGGAG acgATGTGACTCAAACGACTCCAGAAACATTCACAGAAGATCCTA ATCTGGTGAATGATCCTGCTACAGATGAAACAG agtgctgggatgagaaATTTACTTGCACAAGGCTCTACTCTGTGCATCGGCCGGTTAAACAATGCATTCATCAGTTATGCTTCACCAG TTTACGACGTATGTACATCGTCAACAAGGAGATCTGCTCTCGTCTTGTCTGTAAGGAACACGAAGCTATGAAAG ATGAACTTTGCCGTCAGATGGCTGGTCTGCCCCCTAGGAGACTCCGTCGCTCCAATTACTTCCGACTTCCTCCCTGTGAAAATGTGGATTTGCAGAGACCTAATGGTCTGTGA
- the MFAP5 gene encoding microfibrillar-associated protein 5 isoform X2, with the protein MSLLGPKVLLFLAAFIIPSEWIPLGVNSQRGDDVTQTTPETFTEDPNLVNDPATDETVLFILADIAPSTDDLASLGEKNTTAECWDEKFTCTRLYSVHRPVKQCIHQLCFTSLRRMYIVNKEICSRLVCKEHEAMKDELCRQMAGLPPRRLRRSNYFRLPPCENVDLQRPNGL; encoded by the exons ATGTCGCTCTTGGGACCCAAGGTGCTGCTGTTTCTTGCTGCATTCATCATCCCCTCTG AATGGATACCCCTGGGGGTCAATAGTCAACGAGGAG acgATGTGACTCAAACGACTCCAGAAACATTCACAGAAGATCCTA ATCTGGTGAATGATCCTGCTACAGATGAAACAG TGTTGTTCA TTTTGGCTGATATTGCACCTTCCACAGATGACTTGG CCTCCCTCGGTGAAAAAAATACCACTGCAG agtgctgggatgagaaATTTACTTGCACAAGGCTCTACTCTGTGCATCGGCCGGTTAAACAATGCATTCATCAGTTATGCTTCACCAG TTTACGACGTATGTACATCGTCAACAAGGAGATCTGCTCTCGTCTTGTCTGTAAGGAACACGAAGCTATGAAAG ATGAACTTTGCCGTCAGATGGCTGGTCTGCCCCCTAGGAGACTCCGTCGCTCCAATTACTTCCGACTTCCTCCCTGTGAAAATGTGGATTTGCAGAGACCTAATGGTCTGTGA
- the MFAP5 gene encoding microfibrillar-associated protein 5 isoform X4, whose amino-acid sequence MSLLGPKVLLFLAAFIIPSDDVTQTTPETFTEDPNLVNDPATDETVLADIAPSTDDLASLGEKNTTAECWDEKFTCTRLYSVHRPVKQCIHQLCFTSLRRMYIVNKEICSRLVCKEHEAMKDELCRQMAGLPPRRLRRSNYFRLPPCENVDLQRPNGL is encoded by the exons ATGTCGCTCTTGGGACCCAAGGTGCTGCTGTTTCTTGCTGCATTCATCATCCCCTCTG acgATGTGACTCAAACGACTCCAGAAACATTCACAGAAGATCCTA ATCTGGTGAATGATCCTGCTACAGATGAAACAG TTTTGGCTGATATTGCACCTTCCACAGATGACTTGG CCTCCCTCGGTGAAAAAAATACCACTGCAG agtgctgggatgagaaATTTACTTGCACAAGGCTCTACTCTGTGCATCGGCCGGTTAAACAATGCATTCATCAGTTATGCTTCACCAG TTTACGACGTATGTACATCGTCAACAAGGAGATCTGCTCTCGTCTTGTCTGTAAGGAACACGAAGCTATGAAAG ATGAACTTTGCCGTCAGATGGCTGGTCTGCCCCCTAGGAGACTCCGTCGCTCCAATTACTTCCGACTTCCTCCCTGTGAAAATGTGGATTTGCAGAGACCTAATGGTCTGTGA
- the MFAP5 gene encoding microfibrillar-associated protein 5 isoform X3, which produces MSLLGPKVLLFLAAFIIPSEWIPLGVNSQRGDDVTQTTPETFTEDPNLVNDPATDETASLGEKNTTAECWDEKFTCTRLYSVHRPVKQCIHQLCFTSLRRMYIVNKEICSRLVCKEHEAMKDELCRQMAGLPPRRLRRSNYFRLPPCENVDLQRPNGL; this is translated from the exons ATGTCGCTCTTGGGACCCAAGGTGCTGCTGTTTCTTGCTGCATTCATCATCCCCTCTG AATGGATACCCCTGGGGGTCAATAGTCAACGAGGAG acgATGTGACTCAAACGACTCCAGAAACATTCACAGAAGATCCTA ATCTGGTGAATGATCCTGCTACAGATGAAACAG CCTCCCTCGGTGAAAAAAATACCACTGCAG agtgctgggatgagaaATTTACTTGCACAAGGCTCTACTCTGTGCATCGGCCGGTTAAACAATGCATTCATCAGTTATGCTTCACCAG TTTACGACGTATGTACATCGTCAACAAGGAGATCTGCTCTCGTCTTGTCTGTAAGGAACACGAAGCTATGAAAG ATGAACTTTGCCGTCAGATGGCTGGTCTGCCCCCTAGGAGACTCCGTCGCTCCAATTACTTCCGACTTCCTCCCTGTGAAAATGTGGATTTGCAGAGACCTAATGGTCTGTGA
- the MFAP5 gene encoding microfibrillar-associated protein 5 isoform X1, producing MSLLGPKVLLFLAAFIIPSEWIPLGVNSQRGDDVTQTTPETFTEDPNLVNDPATDETVLADIAPSTDDLASLGEKNTTAECWDEKFTCTRLYSVHRPVKQCIHQLCFTSLRRMYIVNKEICSRLVCKEHEAMKDELCRQMAGLPPRRLRRSNYFRLPPCENVDLQRPNGL from the exons ATGTCGCTCTTGGGACCCAAGGTGCTGCTGTTTCTTGCTGCATTCATCATCCCCTCTG AATGGATACCCCTGGGGGTCAATAGTCAACGAGGAG acgATGTGACTCAAACGACTCCAGAAACATTCACAGAAGATCCTA ATCTGGTGAATGATCCTGCTACAGATGAAACAG TTTTGGCTGATATTGCACCTTCCACAGATGACTTGG CCTCCCTCGGTGAAAAAAATACCACTGCAG agtgctgggatgagaaATTTACTTGCACAAGGCTCTACTCTGTGCATCGGCCGGTTAAACAATGCATTCATCAGTTATGCTTCACCAG TTTACGACGTATGTACATCGTCAACAAGGAGATCTGCTCTCGTCTTGTCTGTAAGGAACACGAAGCTATGAAAG ATGAACTTTGCCGTCAGATGGCTGGTCTGCCCCCTAGGAGACTCCGTCGCTCCAATTACTTCCGACTTCCTCCCTGTGAAAATGTGGATTTGCAGAGACCTAATGGTCTGTGA